From the genome of Fusobacterium varium, one region includes:
- a CDS encoding MORN repeat variant: MKNKLAAVFLTIFLFGCGGPKEVDISKKQEKNGIVYVENEKKPFTGKIISKYENGQMKMDSQYKDGKLEGIVREYYKDGQIQNEWNYKDNHLDGEQKKYYENGQLSSEKYFKDNKPDGVFKEYYEDGKIKSETEYKKGKKDGLYKLYIENGNLKYEANFKNGKIDGLFKEYHENGNISIEANIKNEKKEGLYKKYYENGNLNIEANMEENKIRGEYKVYYENGQLYSETKYKDGKQEGIYKQYYNNGQLNIETSYKDGKKNGSYKSYYMTGEIADESHYKDGKLEGSHKEYYKNGQLMFEKNYKNGKAEGVVIFYTSDGKEEKKVRYKNDEIIKVIK; encoded by the coding sequence ATGAAAAACAAACTGGCAGCAGTATTTTTGACAATTTTTTTATTTGGGTGTGGTGGTCCAAAAGAAGTAGATATATCTAAAAAGCAAGAAAAAAATGGGATAGTGTATGTTGAAAATGAGAAAAAGCCATTTACTGGAAAAATTATATCTAAATATGAAAATGGTCAAATGAAAATGGATTCTCAATATAAAGATGGAAAACTTGAAGGGATAGTAAGAGAATACTACAAAGATGGACAAATTCAAAATGAGTGGAACTACAAAGATAATCATCTAGATGGTGAACAAAAAAAATACTATGAAAATGGTCAGTTATCAAGTGAAAAATATTTTAAGGATAATAAGCCTGATGGAGTATTTAAAGAATATTATGAAGATGGTAAAATAAAAAGTGAAACTGAATATAAAAAAGGGAAGAAAGATGGTCTTTATAAATTATATATAGAAAATGGCAATTTAAAATATGAAGCAAATTTTAAAAATGGGAAAATAGATGGACTTTTTAAAGAGTATCATGAGAATGGTAATATTAGCATTGAAGCCAATATAAAAAATGAGAAAAAAGAAGGACTTTATAAAAAGTACTATGAAAATGGAAATCTAAATATTGAAGCTAATATGGAAGAAAATAAAATAAGGGGAGAATATAAAGTTTATTATGAAAATGGTCAGCTTTATAGTGAAACAAAATATAAAGATGGGAAACAGGAAGGAATATATAAGCAATATTATAACAATGGACAGTTAAATATAGAAACTTCATATAAAGATGGTAAAAAAAATGGAAGCTATAAAAGTTATTATATGACTGGAGAAATTGCAGATGAAAGTCATTATAAAGATGGAAAACTAGAAGGAAGTCATAAAGAATATTATAAGAATGGACAGCTCATGTTTGAAAAAAATTACAAGAATGGAAAGGCAGAAGGAGTTGTAATTTTTTATACCTCTGATGGAAAAGAAGAGAAAAAAGTGAGATATAAAAATGACGAAATTATAAAAGTGATAAAATAA
- the pla gene encoding Coagulase/fibrinolysin precursor: MLKKEVLILFTCISTGVFAQSNNTLNFSLGTVNGKAGEYVYVPETGEKVSYLDWKIKNIPVFIVDYTHIQGNTEFQIGLKKNFGSNSSGRMKDYDWYSSDDAEDGATPNDYGKLSNFSDNKNYVDNLFMFDTNIRYWFNHSENLKSGPILGFKYDYFKFYAKGGDQYNYSLDGSVDIMKDDYSKKSIKYSQKFFTPYIGYGVSYTYEKLVLGFEVKGSLYGKAKAKDRHLERGPMEDKEKYKNMKNLGIKFVAKYPITPSIDINGTVEYSKYFHKKKSTTDFITEDGEKINGIKNLSGIKNSNYVVSLGLTYKF; the protein is encoded by the coding sequence ATGTTAAAAAAAGAAGTTTTAATTTTATTTACTTGTATTTCAACAGGAGTTTTTGCACAATCAAATAATACTTTAAATTTTTCTTTGGGAACTGTTAATGGTAAAGCAGGAGAATATGTTTATGTTCCAGAAACAGGAGAAAAAGTCAGTTATTTAGATTGGAAAATTAAAAATATTCCAGTTTTTATAGTTGATTATACACATATACAAGGTAATACGGAATTTCAAATTGGTTTAAAGAAAAATTTTGGCTCTAATTCTAGTGGAAGGATGAAAGATTATGATTGGTATTCGTCTGATGATGCAGAAGATGGAGCTACTCCGAATGACTATGGGAAGCTTTCAAACTTTAGTGACAATAAAAACTATGTAGATAATCTTTTTATGTTTGATACAAATATTAGATATTGGTTTAATCATAGTGAAAATTTAAAGTCTGGACCTATATTAGGATTTAAATATGATTATTTTAAATTTTATGCTAAAGGTGGAGATCAATATAACTATTCACTGGATGGTTCTGTTGATATCATGAAAGATGATTATTCGAAAAAAAGTATAAAATATTCACAAAAGTTTTTTACACCATATATAGGATATGGTGTTTCATATACTTATGAAAAACTAGTTTTAGGCTTTGAAGTTAAAGGTAGTTTATATGGAAAAGCAAAGGCTAAAGATAGACATCTTGAAAGAGGACCTATGGAAGATAAAGAAAAATATAAAAATATGAAAAATTTAGGGATTAAATTTGTAGCTAAGTATCCAATTACTCCATCTATTGATATAAATGGAACTGTAGAGTATTCTAAATATTTTCATAAAAAGAAATCAACTACTGATTTTATAACTGAAGATGGAGAAAAAATCAATGGTATTAAAAATTTATCAGGTATTAAAAATAGTAATTATGTAGTTTCTCTAGGGCTTACATATAAATTCTAA
- a CDS encoding F420-0--gamma-glutamyl ligase — translation MSDISKILLEKSKKRRTYRQFLEEPVDIDIIKDCIMTAATAPSGADKQPWHFSIIIDPVMKEKIREESEKIEKEFYDSKITKEWQEDLNKLTLTWKKPFLTQAPCLIVIFKEFYKENSDGTLDKNYYVNESIGISIGFLINALHNAGYASLTYTPAPMMFLRDLLKRPSGETPVMILVVGKPDPSYSLPLLTKKTFEEIAEII, via the coding sequence ATGTCAGATATTTCAAAAATATTATTAGAAAAATCTAAAAAACGACGTACTTATCGTCAATTTTTAGAAGAACCTGTAGATATTGATATAATCAAAGATTGTATTATGACAGCTGCCACTGCTCCCAGTGGTGCTGATAAGCAGCCTTGGCATTTTTCAATAATTATTGATCCAGTTATGAAAGAAAAAATAAGAGAAGAGAGTGAAAAAATAGAAAAAGAATTTTATGACTCTAAAATCACTAAGGAATGGCAAGAAGATTTAAATAAATTGACACTTACATGGAAAAAGCCTTTCCTCACTCAGGCTCCTTGTCTTATTGTCATATTTAAAGAATTTTATAAAGAAAATAGTGATGGAACTTTAGATAAAAATTACTATGTTAATGAATCTATTGGTATTTCAATTGGTTTTCTTATTAATGCACTTCATAATGCTGGATATGCCAGTCTTACATATACACCAGCTCCTATGATGTTTTTAAGAGATTTACTTAAAAGACCTTCAGGTGAAACTCCAGTAATGATACTAGTTGTTGGAAAACCTGATCCAAGTTATTCACTTCCCCTTTTAACTAAAAAAACTTTTGAAGAAATAGCTGAAATAATTTAA
- the rluD_2 gene encoding Ribosomal large subunit pseudouridine synthase D has protein sequence MIKKSKKNTVFKVEEKNELMNFLIEKMPEKSRTSIKSLLTKRKVFVGNDVVSQYNHPLLPGQTVTVDWGKVTIETVMKGVSVIYEDDDILVVEKENGILSIATNNEREKTAYNILKDYLKNKDPKNKIFVVHRLDRDTSGIMIFAKTEKAQDILQTTWNDSVKERTYIALVEGTVQKEKDTIISYLQENRAFITYSSQNPKDGKKAISHYKVLKKNKNYSLLEVNIETGRKNQIRVHMQDIGHSVVGDKKYGSGKSPINRLGLHANTIVFVHPITKKVLHFSSKIPSVFTKIFN, from the coding sequence ATGATAAAAAAAAGTAAAAAAAATACTGTATTTAAAGTTGAAGAAAAAAATGAATTAATGAACTTTTTAATAGAAAAAATGCCAGAAAAAAGTCGTACAAGTATAAAATCACTTCTTACTAAAAGAAAGGTTTTTGTAGGAAATGATGTTGTTTCTCAATATAATCACCCTCTTCTTCCAGGTCAGACAGTAACTGTTGATTGGGGAAAAGTGACTATTGAAACAGTTATGAAAGGAGTTTCTGTCATTTATGAAGATGATGATATTCTTGTAGTAGAAAAAGAAAATGGAATTCTTTCTATTGCTACTAATAATGAAAGAGAAAAAACTGCATATAATATATTGAAAGACTATTTAAAAAATAAAGACCCTAAAAATAAAATATTTGTTGTACATCGTTTAGATAGAGATACTTCTGGAATCATGATATTTGCTAAAACAGAGAAGGCTCAAGATATACTCCAAACTACTTGGAATGATTCTGTAAAAGAAAGAACATATATTGCTCTAGTTGAAGGAACGGTTCAAAAAGAAAAAGACACTATAATATCTTATTTACAAGAAAATAGAGCTTTTATAACTTATTCAAGTCAGAATCCTAAAGATGGTAAAAAAGCTATTTCTCACTATAAAGTTTTGAAAAAGAATAAAAATTATTCTCTTCTTGAAGTAAACATAGAAACTGGAAGAAAAAATCAAATTCGTGTACATATGCAAGATATTGGTCATAGTGTAGTTGGAGATAAAAAGTATGGTTCTGGTAAAAGTCCTATCAATCGTTTAGGGCTACATGCCAATACTATCGTTTTTGTTCATCCTATTACTAAAAAAGTCTTACATTTCTCAAGTAAAATTCCTTCGGTTTTTACAAAAATATTTAATTAA